In a genomic window of Columba livia isolate bColLiv1 breed racing homer chromosome 4, bColLiv1.pat.W.v2, whole genome shotgun sequence:
- the PPM1K gene encoding protein phosphatase Mn(2+)-dependent 1K → MSTAALINLVRNGGYQVRRRAVLTSRLLQDEKRPTAACYSFTSERRASRFDSDGSGRPTTWDTFGIWDNRIDEPILLPPSIKYGKPIPKVSLAKVGSATHIGKRKENEDRFDYAQLTEDVLYFAVYDGHGGAAAADFCDKYMEKYIKEFLAQEENLENVLNKAFLEINQAYERHAQMAADATLMNAGSTATVALLRDGIELVVASVGDSRALLCRKGKAMKLTIDHTPERKEEKERIRKCGGFITWNSVGQPHVNGRLAMTRSIGDLDLKNSGVIAQPETKRVQLHHADDSFLVLTTDGINFMVNSQEICDFVNQCHDPTEAAHLVIEQAIQFGTEDNSTVVIVPFGAWGKYKSSEINFSFSRSFASSGRWA, encoded by the exons ATGTCAACAGCTGCTCTAATTAATTTGGTACGAAATGGAGGGTATCAAGTAAGAAGGAGAGCCGTGCTGACGTCCCGCCTCTTGCAAGACGAGAAGCGTCCGACAGCTGCATGCTACAGCTTCACCTCTGAGCGCCGGGCTTCCCGCTTCGATTCAGACGGGAGCGGGCGACCGACCACATGGGACACTTTTGGCATCTGGGACAACCGCATTGACGAACCTATTCTCCTCCCACCAAGCATAAAGTATGGCAAGCCGATTCCAAAAGTCAGCCTGGCCAAGGTGGGCAGCGCTACCCACATTGGGAAGCGGAAGGAAAACGAAGACCGGTTTGATTACGCTCAGCTGACAGAGGATGTCCTGTACTTTGCTGTATACGATGGACATGgtggggcagcagcagcggaCTTCTGTGATAAGtacatggaaaaatatattaa AGAATTTCTTGCTCAGGAGGAGAActtggaaaatgttttgaacAAAGCTTTTCTAGAAATAAACCAAGCATATGAAAGACATGCTCAGATGGCTGCTGATG CAACTCTGATGAACGCTGGGAGCACGGCAACAGTGGCCCTGCTCCGGGACGGTATCGAGCTGGTTGTGGCAAGCGTGGGAGACAGTCGTGCTCTGCTGTGTCGAAAGGGAAAGGCCATGAAACTCACCATTGACCATACTCccgaaagaaaggaggagaaggaaag GATTAGGAAGTGCGGTGGCTTCATTACCTGGAACAGTGTGGGACAACCTCATGTGAATGGTAGACTTGCAATGACACGGAGCATAGGAGATTTGGATCTTAAAAACAGCGGTGTGATAGCCCAGCCAGAAACAAAAAGGGTTCAG TTACATCATGCAGACGACAGCTTTCTGGTCCTTACTACAGACGGTATTAACTTCATGGTAAACAGTCAGGAGATCTGCGACTTTGTGAACCAGTGCCATGATCCTACTGAAGCTGCCCACCTTGTTATTGAGCAG gCAATACAATTCGGCACCGAAGACAACAGCACGGTTGTCATAGTGCCATTTGGAGCATGGGGAAAATACAAAAGCAGTGAGATCAACTTCTCCTTCAGCCGCAGTTTTGCTTCCAGTGGGAGGTGGGCATGA
- the LOC110363693 gene encoding basic proline-rich protein-like — protein MTGAVSPLKSFPPRCREGAGLGRALCGAGRRRLLASPLPPLCPAGEREPRGETGVDGREARKPSQPRPRGAAGRETHGAPLLPPARCSRDRSCRRRKGNAAGKRERSAPPPRGRLVAAAQPAPRFPSRERPSGGRSFRARPPHDALLPPPPHPRPQISSQSALTSFRARTAGGGGSCDPAVREQRLLSESLRRRHRTPLPPAAFPRDPPPPASRSPSSQWALPCPPPSQWALPCSPPPPMAAADAAEPPPPPPPRPPRAQPLAAGSRPLAGSLAGQGRWARQEARGWRCGRPEGPVEVGDWYGWPWPRRRCRARRAAPAVPPHSPLFALCGCPHPAKPLPGRWEARLQGHAGCVLQLLHMGRSRGFGAKIFVLLRKNMAVQLKYSRVCFSKAAFTMRKTHTPAASSFDPCPNCSLKRSFVWHCATETVFDL, from the coding sequence ATGACGGGAGCGGTGTCTCCGCTTAAGTCTTTTCCGCCCCGGTGCCGGGAGGGCGCCGGGCTGGGCAGAGCGCTGTGCGGGGCAGGGCGGAGGCGGCTCCTCGCTTCTCCGCTGCCGCCTTTGTGCCCGGCCGGAGAGCGGGAACCCCGCGGAGAGACCGGAGTAGACGGAAGAGAAGCGAGGAAACCAAgtcagccccggccccgcggagcAGCTGGCCGGGAGACCCATGGtgcccctctcctccctcccgccCGCTGCTCCCGAGACCGGAGCTGCCGCCGCCGGAAGGGGAACGCTGCCGGTAAGCGGGAGCGGAGCGCGCCTCCTCCCCGGGGGCGGCTCGTTGCTGCCGCCCAGCCCGCTCCTCGCTTTCCCTCGCGGGAACGGCCGAGCGGAGGAAGAAGTTTCCGAGCCCGGCCGCCCCACGAcgccctccttccccctccaccCCACCCCAGGCCCCAGATATCGAGCCAGTCCGCCCTCACCTCCTTCCGCGCCCGGACAgctggcggcggcgggagctgcGACCCAGCTGTGCGAGAGCAGCGGCTCCTCTCAGAATCGCTGCGCCGGCGGCACCGGACCCCGCTCCCACCCGCTGCCTTTCCCCGGGACCCGCCCCCGCCGGCGAGCCGGAGCCCGTCGAGCCAATGGGCTTTGCCCTGCCCCCCGCCGAGCCAATGGGCTTTGCCCTGCTCCCCGCCGCCCCCAATGGCGGCCGCCGACGCGGCCgagccccccccgccgcccccgccccgcccgccgcgcgcCCAGCCGTTGGCCGCTGGGAGCCGCCCGTTGGCGGGGTCCCTGGCGGGGCAGGGGCGCTGGGCCAGGCAGGAGGCGCGGGGGTGGCGTTGTGGCCGCCCCGAGGGGCCGGTGGAGGTGGGAGACTGGTATGGATGGCCCTGGCCGAGGCGAAGGTGCCGGGcccgccgcgctgccccggCCGTGCCCCCTCACAGCCCCCTGTTTGCGCTCTGCGGCTGCCCGCACCCCGCCAAGCCGCTCCCGGGCAGGTGGGAAGCCCGGCTGCAAGGGCATGCAGGctgtgttctgcagctgctgcacatGGGCCGCTCAAGAGGGTTTGGGGCAAAAATATTCGTGTTGTTAAGGAAAAATATGGCAGTACAGTTAAAATACAGTCGAGTGTGCTTCTCCAAGGCGGCTTTCACTatgagaaaaacacacactcCTGCTGCCTCCTCATTTGACCCGTGTCCAAATTGCAGTTTAAAGAGATCATTTGTGTGGCATTGTGCTACTGAGACAGTATTTGATCTTTGA